The region CCCGAGACGATCGTTCTGCGTTGGATGCCGGAGCCGAGGAAGGCGAAATTTGGAAGTGTGGGATCCCGTCGCAGACATACACCGTGTCCTCCTCGACGGCACGGAAGAGCCTCGGTCGCCGGGCAATCCCTCCCTTCAGGGCGAGGCGCACGGAGACGCCGAGCATCCTTCCCAGGTCCTCTTTAAGGTCCGCGACATCCCGCCCGAGGGTCTGTCGAGGTCGACCCGGATGTCCGAATCGCTCTCCGGACCCTGCTCGCCTCAAGCATAGGGACCAAAGATGCGGATCTCCCGGACACGATACCTTGCTCAAGTAGGGTTTTGCCTTCCTCAAAGCCTGTGAGAGATCCCCAAAGTTTATAGATCTGCAGGCGATTCTCTGGACCGGTGAATGATGATGGACATCTCCCGTCTGAAGTACAGGGTCGAGGTTCTCGGTGGCCATGGCGACATCGAGCGCTACGGCCCGTTCAACGAACAGAAGGCACGGGAATTCTTCGAGGTCGAGGAGAGTTTCGGCGGGACTGCCCGGATTGTGCGGCTGGAGGAGGGTATCCAGCAAAAGTGGGAGGTCCTCACCGCGTGCGGGGACTGGGACGACTACGAGAGGGGGCGTCATGAGAAGAAGAAAGCGGAGGTACCCCTGTAGCGAGGGGTCTTTGACCGGAGAACCGCCCCGGCAGAAAGAGAGGGGAAGGTATCCCGCCCTCCTGATTGGGGTTAGGAAGACTCGCCTGCGTTGTTCCACAGGTCAAGTTGCTCGGCAAGGGTGATCATCGTAGCCCGGTCGCCGCTCGATATCGCCGCGTTCACCTCTCCGATAATCCAGCAGATGCCGGGAGCCTGGTAACAGTCCCCGAACGTCGCCTCGTTCAGGACGGCGGCCACCGCAGCGCGCAGCAGGATCCGCTCCGCCCCGTCAAGGCCCGATCCGCCCCCGAAGTTGAGGGCATCCATGAGTGTCGTCCCCCCGTAGGTGGAGTCGGCAAAGACAGACCCGACCGTCAGCCCGGGGCAGTAGCCTACCCATGCGTCAGGGTGGTTCTTCCAGTACCCCGGCGTCAGGCCACAGTACTCGGGCTCCTCACAGCAGGGCGTGAAGTAGCCGCAGAAGACGAAGTGGCTGATCCCGGGCCAGTTTTCGCCCGGGTTCTTCGGGGGGTAGAGGCCGATATCTCCCTTGGACCCAATGTACTTGTAGACGAATGAGCCCGGACCGCCCTTCACGGCGATATCCCCGGTAAACGTGCCGCCCTGGACCTCCCAGTCAAGCACGTACATACCGTTGGCTTCCCCTATGGTGACCGTACCAACGATCTCTCCTCTATCATCCACGATGGGAAACTCCCCGATAGGATCATCCTCAATCTTGATGCTGACCCTGTAACTCCCCGCCGGGACCTCGACGTCACCACATTGGTAGTTATCCTTTGGAGGGAGCCATGCGTATGGCATTAGACCCGATCCCGTACCCGGACCCCAGTCACTTGGCGGCTCTTCAGTTTCAGTTGGCTTTGCCAGCGGCACCTCGGCCGCCTGGACCACATCCCCGGATCCCACCTCGGCCGCCACGGGCGTTGCGAGCAGCAGGAGAGACGCAAGGATCATTGTTGCAATAACGGTTGCCTTCATAAAGACCATCTCGTCATCACACCCTTCCCTGTGCGGAGAACTGGTTGCCCGGCAACGTCCTCCTCCGGCGCAAGGTTCCGGCAGCAGGGGGTGGCGGGGCGGGCGGTGTTTATGGGATGGTTGGCGGTTGTTCTTTCGTTCTGGTGTTTCGTGATTGAGCTTTTCGTCGCTCGCGAGAGGGGTGCGATGGCGGCCTAAGTAACGCTCTCCTATATAAATTTTATTTTCCGGGAGTCGGGGGGTTTTGGGTGATAATGGGGCGCGATTTCGGCGAATATCCTCGTTATATCACTCATTTGTGCCGGATCTGTATGCATGGCCGGATTGAATAATTTTTGTTGATCGGGGGGACCGGTTCTTCTGTCTCCGGGAGCATCGCCTGCCGCTCTCCATCCCATACTTTCATGAAAACAGCTCTCCCAAACCTCACTCTACTCTCCCGCGGATGTTGTCCCGGAACGTTCTCTCGACTTGCGGATTGCGCGGCACCCCTTCAACCGGTACCCGGTCCTGTTCCTCCCTCCTGTCAGGAGTACCGGGGCAACAGCCCCGCCAACACCCGGCCGGCCCCAGTGCACCGGCCATCAGAAAAGTTACCGGAGGGAAGCGGACCCGGAGCCCGCTCACCTCCGCGGCCTTAGCCCGGCGGCCGCAAAGACCTCATACTCTCCGACCCGCCCCATCAGTTCCCCGAGCCTCTCGCCGGGCTGTGCGTTCTCCCTGAAGTAGTCAAGCAGCCTTCCGACGATCTCAAGGGCCTCCTCTTCCGGGACAAGCCCTTCGGCCTCGGTCCCGACCTGGAGGACGCGCCCCGACCTCCCGCCGATGTAGAGGCGCAACCCTTCCGAAGCGACGCCGATCGCATCCTTCGGACAGATTGCGATACAGTCGCCGCAGCCGACGCAATCCTCCCCGGAGAAGAGGACCTCGCCGTCGACAACCCGGACAGCCCCCTCCCGGCAGACCTTCTCGCACGCACCGCAGCCCTCGCAGTCCCCGGCATGGAACGCCGGGAACCTCCGGCCCATAATTCCGATATCGTTGATTTGGACCCGTGCGCAGTTGTTCGGACACCCCGCGACCGAGATCTTCAGTTTCCTCGGGAGTTCGCACCCGCCGTACCGCTCCTCGATGGCCCGGGCGAGCCCCTGCGTGTCGCAGCACCCGTGCCTGCAGACCGTGCCCTTGCATGCGACGACCGACCGCAGGGTCGCCCCGGTGCTCCCGGGCTCGATCCCGGCCTCCCGGAGCCTTTCCGCGACCACCCCTGCATTCCGGCGGTCGACGAAGGGGATCTCCACGTTAAGCCGGGCCGTCATGGCGACCTCTCCGTCGCCGAACTCCTCTGCAATCCGGGCTACCGCCGCCATCTGCGATGCGGTCATCACGCCGGCGGGAATCCGCCCCCGTACGGCGACCTTTCCCTTCTCTCGGAGGCGGAGGACCCCCTGGTTTTTGCTCTTCTTTTCGTCGGTCATGTCTTCTTGGCCTTAGGGTATGCCCGGACTCCGTGTTAAACCATACCCGCAGTCTAGTCTCGGGCAAAGAACAAAAACCGCATATACCCTCCCTCGGATATCAGGGTGTGGACCCCATCCTGCAGGCATCCTATCTCCTGCTCTGGACCGGACTCCTAAAGGGGCTCCAGCTGGCACTCTGGCCCCGCCTCCGCCCCGCGCTCGGGAGCTACGCCTACCCGGCGGCATACCCAGCCTCTCTCCTCCTCTTCGCCCTTGCGACCTGGTACTGCGGCCTCCTCTGGATCCCGGTCGCCCTCGCCCTCCTTGTCTTTGTCGCCCTCGGAGCGTGGGGCCTCCGGCGGGGCGACTACCGGATCCGAGAACTCCGGGGGCTCCTCACCTGGGACGCGGTCTTTTTGCTCGGATTTTTATTCGCGCTCTCCGTCCGGTTCGTAAACCCGCCCATCAACTACTTCAGCGAGCAGTACATGAACCACGCCTTCCTCGCTGCTATCATGAGGAACCCCGTGGTCCCGCCGCTCGACCCCTGGTTTGCGGGCGGGCACCTCACCGTCTACTACTACCTCGGCCACTGGATGATGGGTTGCCTCGGGATTGTTACCGGCGTTCCCTCGGAGGTGGTCTTCAACCTCATCCCGGCCACGGTCTACGGAATCTCGTTCGTGATGCTCTATGCCATAGGTAGCCTGCTCCTCAGGCGGTGGAGATGGCTTCCGCTCGCCGTCCTCCTCCTCATCCCACCGTCGGTCCCATGGTTCCTCGCCACCGGTTGGAACCTCTACGGGGCGTTCCAGGAGACCAACTGGATCGTCCCCGGGGCCCGGTTCGAGTTCCCGCTCTTCTCCCTCTTCCTCGGAAACGCTCATGCGTTCGAGATGGCCGCGTTCAACCAGTTCCTCCTCATATTTCTCCTCGGGTTCGCGTGGTTGCGGTGGGGCGGGCTCGATGCACGGGGGCGGCGGGGGCTTGCTCT is a window of Methanoculleus sp. 7T DNA encoding:
- a CDS encoding 4Fe-4S dicluster domain-containing protein, which translates into the protein MTDEKKSKNQGVLRLREKGKVAVRGRIPAGVMTASQMAAVARIAEEFGDGEVAMTARLNVEIPFVDRRNAGVVAERLREAGIEPGSTGATLRSVVACKGTVCRHGCCDTQGLARAIEERYGGCELPRKLKISVAGCPNNCARVQINDIGIMGRRFPAFHAGDCEGCGACEKVCREGAVRVVDGEVLFSGEDCVGCGDCIAICPKDAIGVASEGLRLYIGGRSGRVLQVGTEAEGLVPEEEALEIVGRLLDYFRENAQPGERLGELMGRVGEYEVFAAAGLRPRR